The stretch of DNA GGTGTGACCCGCGCCGAGCTGCGCGACCGCGGCACCAACCTGCGCCTCGCCTTCCGCTACCTTCGCGCCGCCATCCGCGAGCACCCGTCCGACCTGCCGGCCGCGCTCGGGATCTACCTGCGCGGCCCGCGCGGCCCCACCCGCTGGGATGCGCCGTACGCCCGCGAGGTGCTGGGCGCGCGTCCGGGGGCGCCCGCCTATCGACGCGCGCCAGAGACGCAGAAGAAAAAAATCGCCTCACACAGAGCCACAGAGGGGTACTGAAAGAACAACGAAGACCAGTTTCTCTGTGATCTTGCCTTTCTCTCTGTGTCTCTGTGTGAGGCTTGTCTCTCCACCTTCGCCCTGTACGAAACATTTCGTATTATCGAACGGGGCACGGGCTCGTTGTGCGCCTCCGCCTCTCCAGCATCGTCATCGAAAGGGACCTATGCCCGCTATCCGCCACATCATCCAGGTTACGAGCGTCTTCGTCGGCCTGGGCGCGCTCGCGATTCCTGGTGTGCACGGTCAGGCACCCGACGCGCCCACCGCATCCTGCGTGAGCCCGCAGCCTGCCGGGGAGCCGCGCCACTACATCTTCTTCAACCGCGCCCGAGGCCGCATCCGCGATTCCGCGTTCCTGGCGAACCCGGGAATCGAGGGGGCGCAGGTGAAGTACACGTGGGCGGAGCTGGAGCCGGAAAAGGATCGCTACGACTTCAGCGCCATCCGCGAAGACCAGGCGTTCCTCGCCGCGCGCGGGAAGCGGCTGTTCGTGCAGTTGCAGGACGTGTCGTTCGACTCGTCCATCGTGAACGTGCCGCGCTACCTGATGACGGAGCCGGAGTTCAACGGCGGCGCCACCCGCGACTACCACCAGCCCCGGGACGACGAGGCGCAGGCGGTCCCGGCGGGGTGGGTCGCGCGGCGGTGGGACCCGGCGGTGCAGGCGAGGATGCACAGGCTGTTCGCCGCGCTCGGCGCCCAGCTCGACGGCAGGATCGCCGGGATCAACCTGCCGGAGACGTCGGTGGGGTTCGGCACCAGCGGCCGGCTGTGGCCGCGGGGGTACACGCCGGAGCGCTACCGCGACGCCGTGATCGAGAACATGCGCGCGCTGAAGCGTGCGTTTCCCGTATCGGTCGCCATGCAGTACGGCAACTTCATGCCGGCGGAATGGCTGCCGGGGAACGACAGGGGTTATCTGCGCAGCGTGTACGCGGCGGCGCGGGTGAGCGGGGTGGCGATGGGCGGGCCGGATCTCTTTCCGTACCAGCGCGGGCACATGAACCACAACTACCCGCTCATCCGCGCCCATCACGGCGCCGCCCCCACCGGGATCGCGGTGCAGGAGGGGAACTACGGCGTGATCAATCCGCGTACCGGAAAGCCGCCCGCCGTCGTGGAGCTGATCGAGTTCGCGCGCGACTATCTCTGCGTCGACTACGTCTTCTGGTTCGCCGAGGAGCCGTACTACTCGCGAGACGTCTTCCCCACGCTGCGCCGCAGGGTGCAGGAATCGCCGCGCTTCTTCGCTCCGGGCGTGGTGACGATACCGGAGGCGACCACGTACCGCCCCACCTTTTCGCCGGACGGGCGCACCGCGATCTATTCGATGGAGGTGAGCGGCGGGTACGTGCTGGTGGAGACGCGGATGCGCGGCGGGCGCTGGGACGCACCCGAGGTGCTCCCGTTCTCGGGCCGCTACTCGGACGCGGAGGGGGTGCTGTCGCCGGACGGGACGCGCTTCGTCTTCGCATCACAGCGCCCGCGAGAGGGTACAGCGCCGCGAACCGACTACGACCTGTGGGAGGTGACGCGCGACCCCGGCGGCCGCTGGGGGACGCCGCGCCTGATGGAGGGCCTCGCCACGCCGGGGCACGAGCTGTATCCTTCGCTCACGCGCGACGGCACGCTCTACTTCACCCGCAGCAGCCCCGACGGCTCGGACCTGTGGCGCGCGGCCGCGGGGTACGCCGCACCGGAACCCGTCCGCGAGCTGAACACCGACCGGCGCGAGAGCGGCGGGTTCGTGGATGCGGAGGGCACCGTGCTCCTCTTCGGATCGAACCGCGAGGGGACGCTCGGCGGGCTCGACCTCTTCGTGAGCTGCCGTGAGGGCGGCGCCTGGGGAGCCGCGCGACCGCTTCCCGCGCCCATCAACTCCGCCGACCAGGAGAACTCCCCCACCCTCTCGCCGGACGGGAAGACGCTGTACTTCACCAGCAACCGCCGCTCCCCGGACGCCGCCCGCCTCGGCGACGGCGCGCGCTACGGCGACCTCCTCCGCCGCCTGCGCGAGCCCGGCAACGGCCTGTGGCACACCTACCAGATCGCCACGCCCGCGCTGTGCCGGCGGCCGGCGCCGTGACTCCGGCAGCAAGGCGGAGGGCGAGTCTCCACTCCAGGAGTGCGCCTCAACGTAGGCGTGGATCGCCGCCCCTCCTTCAACGAGCGCCAGAGCCACGGAGGGGCACCTGAAACAACAACGGAGGCCGTTGTTTGTGCTCTCCCCGTGTGTGCTCTGTGTCTATGTGTGAGGCTTTCTCTCCTCCTTCTAACGGGCGCGGGACTTATGCGTCACTACACTAGCCGCTGGCGGCCGTGTAGCGACAGGGGCCGAACGGTAGCGAAGAGCGCCCCTGGAGTGCTCCGGAATCGTCTCTACTTAATCGATCTTTTTGCGTCTCCATTGACACCAGTAGCATTCCTGACACATACTGCGGATCGGGGCCGTTCACCCCAGCAATTCAGAGCCATATACAGAGTCGTAGGGCCGCACCACAGGCTCGGCAGGAGCTGGGGCTGACCGCGTGGTGGTGCCATTCGCCAAGCCGAGTTGGAGTCGGGTGCCGGGAAGGGTGAAGACCCGGTTCACGTCGCTGTTAACGTTGCGCGCGAAGCCGTTTATCACTGGGTACTACGAAATACGTCCGGACAACCTTTTCCAGAGAGGCGGTACTCCCTCGAATGAGAAGATCCTGCGGTACGGGCGCGACGTGTGTCGACGTGCTGGCGCGGCCGATCGCCATGGGACGGACTGGCGCGCCGGCGATCGTGGGCGGCGCGAGCATCTGTCGGCACGGACAGTAGAGGACGATGCGGGCTGCCTTCCGTTCCCGACTGCGAGACTCGGTGCCGTTGATCATCGTGGTCGCGGCCGCGTGGCTGGTGCTCGCCCTGCGTCCCGCGCACGATGGCCACGGCTCGATGCACGGGATGGGTTGGACACCCGCGTCGCTCGTTGTGGAAGCGGTGCTGATGTTCGCGGCTATGATGTTGCCGCTGACCATGGCTCCGGTGCGCCACGTGCGCGACTGCAGCCCGGCCGGCCGGGGCGGGTGGGCGGTGGCGTTGTTCGCGGCGGGGTACGCGCTGCCGTGGATCGCCGCCGGCGCGGTGCTGCTGGCGGCGGCGCAGTGGATGTCAGCCGCCGAGGCCCCGGCCCTGCCGTGGCTCACGCTGGTGGCGGTGGCCGTCTTCCAGGCCTCGCCCGCGAAGCAGTGGTGCCTGAATCGCTGCCACGCGCATTCGCCGCTGGCCGCCTCCGGGGCAAGGGGGAAGCTGGAGGTGCTGCGCTTCGGCCTGCGGCACGCCGGGTGGTGCATTGGGTCGTGCGCCGCCCTCATGCTGCTGCCAATGCTGCTCACCCGGGGCCACCTAGCCGCCATGGCCGGCGTGATGGTGTGGATCGCGGGAGAGCGGCTCCAGGCTCCCGCGCCGCCGCGGTGGCGCTGGAGCGGTCCGGAGAACATGGTGCCCCTGATGCTGGCACGGCTGTGGACGCTGCTCATGGCGGGGCGAAGTGCTTCGGCCCGTGCGCGGCTTCCTTCGCCGGCCGTGATCCCGAACGCCGCCGCCGTCCCCGTCGCAGAGCGATGACGGCTGCACACCGACGGCCAGCTTCAGGAAGCAACGATGAGCTTCGCTCCTAAGACCCGCAAATCAGCTCCGATCTCGGAGGCGGTCGCGGTCGACACCCGTCAGGTGAACGTCGCCGTCGACGGGCTCGACGTCGCTGGAATCGCGGGCTCCTTCAAGGTCCACCTTCTCAAGGACGGGCAGCGCATCGCGTCGCGCTTCATGTTCCGGCCCTCCGCGGGATCAGACCCCGCTGACGCCATCGCTGGGAACCGGATAGTCCACTTCGACTTCCTCCTGCCGCTCGATGCTGTGGCGGACGGCAAACTGAGCGTAGAGGTCGAGCCACTCGAACCGAGCACCCCAGGAGATCTCGTCTCGCCTGAATCGATCGGCCATCCCACCCTGAGCGTGTGCCTGATGCTCGAAACGCCGTAGCCCACGAAAGGAGTCCCTCCATGTCCGACGCCACAACAGCCCCGGTCACGAATCCCACCTGGTACGGCAACATCCGCCAGATGTTCAACGCCGAGGACATCGCCCACATGTCCAGTCAGGGTTTGGACCTCACTAGTTACGACCAGGTGGTGGCCAGTGCGAGCTCCATCTACGGACAGGTCGCCGCTGGAAACATGCCTCCCGACCAGCCCTGGTCGCCCGACATGGTCCAGACGTTTCTGAACTGGATGTCCACCGGCACCCCGAAAGGCACCCCGACCCCAGATCAGGTAGTCCGGTCGCTCACCGCCGTGTCGGCCAAGAACGTGGCGACACGGGTGCGGGAGGACATCGACACCCTGAGCCCCGCGGAGCTCGACCTGCTGAAGCAGGCCTTCACGGGGATCATGGCCAAGGACCCGTCCGATCCGAACAGCTACTTCGTACAGGCGGGCTACCACTGGCTTCCGGCACCGCTGTACTGCCTGCATCACGTGCCGGGCTACAACCCGTGGCACCGGGCGTACCTGCTGAACTTCGAGAACGCCCTGCGCTCCGTGCCCGGCTGCGAGGATGTCACCCTGCCGTACTGGGACATCACCAAGCCCTTTCCGGAAGTCCTGAAGTCGGCGCCGTTCGACTCGTACACCCTCCCGCAGGACATCGGCCAGGGGTTCAACCAGGGCTACGTCACGCAGCGTTACGCCTACTCCGAGATCCAGCAGAATCTGCTGATGTACAGCGTGACCGACGACCTAGAGCGAGCGCTGACCAAGACGGACTGGGAGGACTTCCACGGGTTCTGGTCCAATGCCCCCTACAACACCATCATCGCGGCCCACGACGGCGGGCACGGTTCGATCGGACCCACCATGGCGAATCAATCGGTCGCCGCCTTCGACCCGGTGTTCTGGTTCTTCCACGCGAACTGGGACCGTTTGTGGTGGGAATGGCAGAAGAAGATGGGCGCCACCGACCTCAATGGCCTCCTCTCGACCATCAACAGGACGACTGACCTGAACAGCTACAACATCTTCACCATACCCGTGCTGCAGAGCCTGGCGCCGTTCACGTCGCTCCCCATCAACCTCGACTCCGTAAAGGTTATCGACTCGGCGGGCTCGCTGGACGTCGACTACGTGTCGCCCGAGATTCAGCCGGTCCCGCTGGGCTCCGCGCCCAAGGCCAGCCGCTCCGCGCCCATGGATCGCGGCGTCTCGGTCGACCCCCAGCGCGCGACGGTGACGGTCGATGGCGTCAACCGCCTGAAGATCCCGGGGAGCTTCAAGGTGCACCTCTTCAAGGATGGGCAGCGGCTCGCCAGCCGTTTCCTGTTCCAGCCGAACGAGCCGGACACGTGCGAGACGTGCGTCCAGAACGCGATCGCGCACTTCGACTTCGACTTGCCGCTCGAAAGGGTCTCCGGCGGCGAGCTGCACGCGGAGGTTGAACCCGTCGACACGAGCTTCGTAGGGGCTCGCTTCCCCAACAAGCTGATGGGCCGGCCCACCATCTCCGTTCACCTCCCGGTGCAGACTCGTTAGCCCCGGACGATGTGAGGCCCCCCTTTCCCTGGCCTGGCAATCGGCTGCAGGGGATGGGGGGCCATTCTGTTTTGGGCAACGCCCAGGGGAAGTACCCCTATCTCCAGATCCCCGCGGCCCTCCGCCGGAGCGGCGCCACTGAGAAGTAGCGAGCGGGCCGTCACACCGGCGCCGCCATAGTCGTTGTTCCCGCTCGCCCGTGCTCGATTGCGTCGAGCGCGGGACCATCGGCGGAACAACAGTGTACTTCGCGCGGTTCCACTCACCGGCGCCCAGCCTGGGGCGCCGGCTCGCTCATTCCCGCTATCCGCAAAGAATGCCAACAACGGTTCGAAGCATCGGTGCCGCCACCCTGTCGCGCATCTTCGCGGTGGTGGCGGTTCTCACGTGGATCGCGGCAGCCCCGGCGGCCGCGCAGGACGTTCCCGGGGGTACGCGGGTGGACCCGGGCCGCAGCCGCCGCGAGTACACCGCCGATGCGCTGAGGGACTACAACCGCTTCATCGCCGAGTGGGCCGAGGCGTGGCGGCAGAAGGACATGCGCGCCCTGCTGGGGAGGTACTCCGCCAACCCGACCGTCCTCCTGGGCGACTCGGTGATGATCCGGGGGCAGGTCGAGCTGCGCAGGTTCCTCGAGAAGGAGCTCCCCGACGGATCGGAGATGCGCCTCAGCATCACCGATTTCGTCGCCGGCGAGGGGCTCAGCTATGCGTCGGGTGCGTTCGCGTACCAGCGCACCCCCGATGCCGTGCCTTCCACCGGAACGTACATGATGGTGCTCGCGGAGGAGGGCGGCCGCCTCAAGATCCGGGCGCAGGTGTTCACCCCCGCCCCGACGTTCACCCCCGCACCTCCACCCGCTCCGGCGACACCCTGAGCACGGGTCGAGCAGGTTGGAACGCGCAGAGAGGGGTGCCGGGAATCATTCCAGCACCCCTCTCTGCTGTCTGGCTGTGGGGCTCACGCGGAGGCGCGGAGACGCAGAGAGAGAGATCAGCGTCTCTCCTCCGTGTCTCCGCGTCTCCGCGTGAGCCCCTTCTGTAAGCCTTCGGTGCGCCTCACTCCGCGCGCAGGGCCTCCATGGGGTCGACGCGGGAGGCGCGGCGGGCGGGGATCCAGCTCGCCAGCAGGGCGACCGCGGCCAGTAGGATGGGGATGATCAGGAAGGCGAACGGGTCCACGGCGGCCACGCCGTAGAGCGCGCTGCGCATGAGCTGCGCGGCACCCAGCGCTCCGAGGATACCCAGCCCCACGCCAGCCCCCGCCAGCACCGCGCCCTCCCCCACCACGCGCCGCACGATGTCCGCGCCGCGCGCGCCGAGCGCCATGCGGATGCCGATCTCGCGGGTACGCTGCGACACGGTGTACGCCATCACGCCGTACACGCCCACCGCCGCCAGCACCAGCGCCAGCGTGCCGAACGACCCGAAGAGCGACGCCCACAGCTGCTGCGGCCAGGTGACGTAGCGCCGCACCTCGTCCATGGTGCGCACGTCGAAGGTGGGGAGCGTGGAATCCAGCGCGCGCATCTCGCGGCGCACGGCGGCGGCGGCCGGGGCGGGGTCGCCCTCGGTGCGCACCATCAGCGCGAAGGTGCGGTTGTGGAGGCGCGCCGCCGGCATGTACAGCTGCAGGCGCGAGCGGGGCGTCTCCTCGCCGACCTCCTCGTAGTGCAGGTTGCGCGCGATCCCCACCACCGTCATCCAATCCCCCTTTTCGTCGGACAGTCGCAGGCGGCGGCCGACCGCGTCGCCGTTGGGCCACAGGCGCTTCGCCAGCTCCTGGCTTACGATGGCGACGGTGGCGGCCGTGTCGCCCGTCTCGGCGGCGGTGAAGGGGCGGCCGGCGGCCAGCGGGGTGGCCAGCGCGCTCCAGAAGCCGGCCGTTCCGCCGAAGAGCTCGCCCATCAGCTCGTCGCCGCGGGCGCGCGGGGCTCCCTCGGCCTCCAGCTCCACCGCCTCGCCCCCGTCGTCGCCGGGGATGGCGGTGGTGGCGGCGGACGCCTGCACGCCCGGGATGGCGTCGATGCGCTCCACGGCCGCGTTGAGGAAGGCGGCGCGGGCGGCGCGCGGCGAGTAGCGGTCACCCGCCAGGTAGACGCGCGCCGTGAGCACGCGCGAGGTGTCGAAGCCCAGGTCCGCGCGGCTGGCCGCCACGAAGCTGCGGATCATGAGCGTGGCGCCCACCAGCAGCACCATCGCCAGGGAGAGCTGCCCCACCACCAGCACGCTGCGCAGCCGGCTGCGTCCGCCGGATGCGCCGCGGCCCCCGTCGCGCAGCGTCTGCTGCACGTCGCCGGCGGTGGCGCGCAGGGCCGGGATGGCGCCGAACACCACGCCCGTGACGGCGCTGAGCAGAAAGGTGAAGAGGAGGACGGGTCCATCCACCTCGAAGCGGATCCAGTACGGAAGCTCCTCGGGGATGCGCGCGACCGTCCACTCTGTCCACCCCACGGCGATGGCGGTCCCCAGCGCGCCGCCCGCGAGCGCCAGCACCACGCTCTCGGTAAGGAGCTGGCGGAAGACGCGCGCCCGCCCGGCCCCCAGCGCCGATCTCACCGCGATCTCGCGGCGGCGGCCGGCGGAGCGGGCCAGCATCAGGTTGGCGACGTTGGCGCAGGCGATCAGGAGCACGAGCCCCACCGCGCCCAGCATCAGCGAGATCATCAGCCGCAGCGAGCCGGCGATCATGTCGTCGCGGTACGACAGCACCCGCACTCCCCATCCCGCGTTCGTCTCCGGGTACTCGGTTGCCAGACGGCGCGCGACGGCGGAGAGCTCCGCGTCCGCCTGCTGTACGGTGGCGCCGGGGCGCAGGCGCGCGATCGTCCCAAGGTAGCGCTCGCCGCGCGACGATGCGGGGTCCGGGGCGAGCGGCGTCCACAGCTCGGCGACCTCGGGAAACTTGAAGCGCGGCGGCATCACGCCCACGATCTGCGCGGGCTCGCCGTTCAGCACCAGCTTACGTCCCACCACGTTGGGATCGGCGGCGAAGCGGCGGCGCCAGAGCGCGTCGGAAAGGAGCACCACGCGCGGCCCCCCGCGGACCCCCTCCTGCGGAAGGAAGGAGCGCCCCAGCACCGGCCTGATCCCCAGCAGCCCGAAGGTGTTCGTCGCCACGCTGGCGCCCTGCACCCGCTCCGTTTCGCCCGTCCCCGCTACCGCGACGCTGCGGATGGAGAAGGCGGCGATCTCCTCGATGGTGCCCCGCGACCCCGCCGTCCAGTCCGCCAGGTCCGCCTGCGACAGGTGGCTCTCGTCGTAGCCCAGCCGCGGGTTGGAGGCGTACAGCGACACCACGCGGTCCGGATCGTGGAAGGGGAAGGGGCGGAGGAGCAGGGCGTTGACCATGGAGAAGACGGCCGTGTTCACCCCCACCCCCAGCCCCAGGCAGAGGATGGCGACCACCGCGAAGCCGCGGCTGCGCAGCAGGGTGCGGACGGCGAAGCGCAGGTCCTGGTAGAGCGATTCCATGGGTGGGCTACTCCGAGCGGAGGGCGACGACGGGGTCCACGCGCGATGCACGGCGGGCGGGGAGCCAGGATGCGAGAAGGGCGACGGACATCAGCAGGGCGGCCGTGGCGGCGAGGGTGACGGGATCGGTGGCGCTGACGCCGTAGAGCTGCGACGCCACCAGCTTTCCGGCGAAGGCGGCGCCCGCCAGTCCGGCGGCGAGCCCCGCGGCGGTGAGCCGTGCGCCGCCGCCCAGCACCAGCCGCAGGATGTCACCGCGGTCCGCGCCGAGCGCCACGCGCACCCCGAACTCGGAGCTGCGCAGCCCCACCACGTAGCCGAGCACCGCGTAAAGCCCCACCACGGCCAGGAGCGCGGCCGTCGCGGCGAAGGCGGCCAGCAGGTACATGTGGAAGCGGCGCTCCTCCACCGCCCCGTCCAGGTAGCTCTGCAGGGTGCGCAGGTTCATGACGGGCTGGTTGGGATCGACCGCCGCCACCGCGCCGCGCAGCGCCTTCTCCAGACGCATCGGGTCGCCGGAAGTGCGCACCGCGAAGGCACCGGCGATGTCCGGCTGCTGGGCCATCGGCATGTAGATGGCGAGGCCCGGCTTGGACGCGAGCCCCTCCACGTGCACGTCGCCCACCACGCCCACGATCTCCAGCGGCCCGTCGCCCACGTCCTGCAGCTTGAGGCCGATAGGGGAGCCGCGGGGGGCGATGAGGCGCGCGAGGGTGGCGCTGACGATGGCGACGGGGTTGGAGCCGTCGTCGTCGCCCGCGCCGAACCGCCGCCCCGACAGCAGGGGGATCTCCAGCGTGCGGAACGCGTCGGGCGTCACGGCGATGGTGCTGGCGTTCGGGCGGTCGGCGGGGGCGACGGGCGGGGTGCCCTGCACGTGGAAGGAGTTGTTGTTGCCCATCCCGCTCAGCGGCAGGGAGCTGATCGCGGCGGCGGAGGTCACGCCGGGGATCGCCTCCAGCCGCTCCACGGCGCGCGTGAAGAAGGCGGCACGCGCCTGTGAGTCGGGGAAGCGCGTCTCCGGGAGGAGGGTGAAGCCGGTGAGGACGTGGTCGGCGCGGAAGCCGGGGTCGACGCGGGACAGGCTTCGGTAGCTGCGCACCAGGAGGCCGGCCGATGCCAGCAGCACCAGCGACACCGCGATCTCGGCCACCACCAGCACGTTGCGCGAGCGCCGGGTGACGCGCCCCGCCGTGCTCCCGCGCCCGCCGCCGCGCAGCAGCGAGTACGGCATCACGCGCGAGGCGTGGAAGGCCGGGAGCGCTCCGAAGGCGAGGGCGGTGGCCACGGACAGGGCGAGCGCCCAGCCCAGCGCCGCGCCGTCCACCCGAGCCCCCGCCACGCGCGGAAGGCTCTGCGGGGCGAGCATCACCAGCCCCGCCACCCCCGCCCGCGCCAGCATCACCCCGGCGGCCGCGCCCGCGAGCGAGAGCACGACGCTCTCGGCCAG from Longimicrobium sp. encodes:
- a CDS encoding FtsX-like permease family protein, with the translated sequence LAESVVLSLAGAAAGVMLARAGVAGLVMLAPQSLPRVAGARVDGAALGWALALSVATALAFGALPAFHASRVMPYSLLRGGGRGSTAGRVTRRSRNVLVVAEIAVSLVLLASAGLLVRSYRSLSRVDPGFRADHVLTGFTLLPETRFPDSQARAAFFTRAVERLEAIPGVTSAAAISSLPLSGMGNNNSFHVQGTPPVAPADRPNASTIAVTPDAFRTLEIPLLSGRRFGAGDDDGSNPVAIVSATLARLIAPRGSPIGLKLQDVGDGPLEIVGVVGDVHVEGLASKPGLAIYMPMAQQPDIAGAFAVRTSGDPMRLEKALRGAVAAVDPNQPVMNLRTLQSYLDGAVEERRFHMYLLAAFAATAALLAVVGLYAVLGYVVGLRSSEFGVRVALGADRGDILRLVLGGGARLTAAGLAAGLAGAAFAGKLVASQLYGVSATDPVTLAATAALLMSVALLASWLPARRASRVDPVVALRSE
- a CDS encoding ABC transporter permease, which gives rise to MESLYQDLRFAVRTLLRSRGFAVVAILCLGLGVGVNTAVFSMVNALLLRPFPFHDPDRVVSLYASNPRLGYDESHLSQADLADWTAGSRGTIEEIAAFSIRSVAVAGTGETERVQGASVATNTFGLLGIRPVLGRSFLPQEGVRGGPRVVLLSDALWRRRFAADPNVVGRKLVLNGEPAQIVGVMPPRFKFPEVAELWTPLAPDPASSRGERYLGTIARLRPGATVQQADAELSAVARRLATEYPETNAGWGVRVLSYRDDMIAGSLRLMISLMLGAVGLVLLIACANVANLMLARSAGRRREIAVRSALGAGRARVFRQLLTESVVLALAGGALGTAIAVGWTEWTVARIPEELPYWIRFEVDGPVLLFTFLLSAVTGVVFGAIPALRATAGDVQQTLRDGGRGASGGRSRLRSVLVVGQLSLAMVLLVGATLMIRSFVAASRADLGFDTSRVLTARVYLAGDRYSPRAARAAFLNAAVERIDAIPGVQASAATTAIPGDDGGEAVELEAEGAPRARGDELMGELFGGTAGFWSALATPLAAGRPFTAAETGDTAATVAIVSQELAKRLWPNGDAVGRRLRLSDEKGDWMTVVGIARNLHYEEVGEETPRSRLQLYMPAARLHNRTFALMVRTEGDPAPAAAAVRREMRALDSTLPTFDVRTMDEVRRYVTWPQQLWASLFGSFGTLALVLAAVGVYGVMAYTVSQRTREIGIRMALGARGADIVRRVVGEGAVLAGAGVGLGILGALGAAQLMRSALYGVAAVDPFAFLIIPILLAAVALLASWIPARRASRVDPMEALRAE
- a CDS encoding tyrosinase family protein, giving the protein MSDATTAPVTNPTWYGNIRQMFNAEDIAHMSSQGLDLTSYDQVVASASSIYGQVAAGNMPPDQPWSPDMVQTFLNWMSTGTPKGTPTPDQVVRSLTAVSAKNVATRVREDIDTLSPAELDLLKQAFTGIMAKDPSDPNSYFVQAGYHWLPAPLYCLHHVPGYNPWHRAYLLNFENALRSVPGCEDVTLPYWDITKPFPEVLKSAPFDSYTLPQDIGQGFNQGYVTQRYAYSEIQQNLLMYSVTDDLERALTKTDWEDFHGFWSNAPYNTIIAAHDGGHGSIGPTMANQSVAAFDPVFWFFHANWDRLWWEWQKKMGATDLNGLLSTINRTTDLNSYNIFTIPVLQSLAPFTSLPINLDSVKVIDSAGSLDVDYVSPEIQPVPLGSAPKASRSAPMDRGVSVDPQRATVTVDGVNRLKIPGSFKVHLFKDGQRLASRFLFQPNEPDTCETCVQNAIAHFDFDLPLERVSGGELHAEVEPVDTSFVGARFPNKLMGRPTISVHLPVQTR
- a CDS encoding DUF2182 domain-containing protein, whose product is MPLIIVVAAAWLVLALRPAHDGHGSMHGMGWTPASLVVEAVLMFAAMMLPLTMAPVRHVRDCSPAGRGGWAVALFAAGYALPWIAAGAVLLAAAQWMSAAEAPALPWLTLVAVAVFQASPAKQWCLNRCHAHSPLAASGARGKLEVLRFGLRHAGWCIGSCAALMLLPMLLTRGHLAAMAGVMVWIAGERLQAPAPPRWRWSGPENMVPLMLARLWTLLMAGRSASARARLPSPAVIPNAAAVPVAER